The DNA segment AGTGCGCTACGACCTTCCCGTCCTGCACGACGCACTCAAGGCTGAACTCGGGCCCGTCCACGAACTCCTCGACGAGCGCGTCCGCGCTGAACGCATAGTTGGTCAGCCGTGACTTCTTGAAACTCGACATCTTCGCCAGCGTTTCCTCGACCTCGTCCTGCGAGTCGCACTTGCGCACGAAGAGGCTCATGGCCATGTCGACGGGCTTGACGATCACGGGGAACGCCACGCCCGCCCAGCCGAACGCCCGGCTCTCCTCGACCGAGGACAGTTCGGCGATCGTCCGCGGCTGTGGAACGTCGTACTCCTCGAACATCTGCCGCATGAGCGCCTTGTTCCGGGAGGCGCGAATCCTGGCGATGTCGTTGTGGTACAGGCCCAGTTCCCGCGCCAGCACGTCAGCCGCGATCACCGCGAACTCGTTGCCGGCGACCACCGCGTCGAACCGTCGCGACCCGATCTGCGCGAGCAGCTCCTCGGGGGAGTCCGACAACGCCGGCACTCTGATCCACTCGTGCAACGTCGTGACATGGGCGCCGACAGTCGAGCTCTCGATCGTCACGATGGTCAGCCGCCAGCCCTCGCGGTCGCAGACCGCGGCAACGCGGCCCAGCGACCATTGCGCGACCGGGTGGAGCAACAGAATATGCATGTTCACGTACCTTCAGACCCGTTGGCCCCGTCGAGCGGGAAGTCATTCACGAAGCAAGCCCCTTGGAAAGGCGGTGCCCCTCAGAGGTTCTCGTTGCGTGCGAAGTACCGCTCGAACCCCACCATTTCCTTGCAGCGTCGCACGATCTCGCGCTTGTAATACTTCTGGTAGAGCCTCGAATCGTCAGTGACGCTGTATGACGGTAGCAGTACGGTCCTGGGTACTTCGCTGTCGTTCCGGCCGCTGAAGTGCGGGGTCAGCGAGTGGAATACCAGTACGTCACCGGCTTCCAGTGCCGGGACCTGGATGCTGGACACGTCCAATTGATTCGGGTCGCAATCGCCTTCGGGATTCTCCGGGGGGCCGGGAATCAGCTGCTGATGACTGCCGCGATAGAACGCGATACCACCGGAGCGCTCATCGCTGGGGTACAGATTGACGACCACGGTGCACAGCAGGTCCGGGTCCGTGTCGAGCCACTTCCAGTACAGGAAGTCCTGGTGGGCGGCATAGCCGTTGACGCCCGGTTCCTTGCGGATCAACTTGCACTTGAGGAGTTCCGCGGAGCCGCCGAGTATGGTCGCCAGCGCATCCATCAGCGCGGGACTCGTGGCGGCCTCCGTCAGCTTCGGAGATATGTCGAGGACCGGGTCGAGGCGATCGAAGGCGTACGTACCGTCCGGTCCGCGCCGGAACTCCGTGCGCAGGTTGAGGTCGTCATCCAACCCGTCCAGGTTCCAGAGGCGCTCGCATTCGCTCCGGAAAGCAGCGATCTCGTCGCTCCCGTACAGGCCGG comes from the Streptomyces sp. NBC_00443 genome and includes:
- a CDS encoding phytanoyl-CoA dioxygenase family protein, whose product is MTSVADLAEKTEQYWKDGFTVLPGLYGSDEIAAFRSECERLWNLDGLDDDLNLRTEFRRGPDGTYAFDRLDPVLDISPKLTEAATSPALMDALATILGGSAELLKCKLIRKEPGVNGYAAHQDFLYWKWLDTDPDLLCTVVVNLYPSDERSGGIAFYRGSHQQLIPGPPENPEGDCDPNQLDVSSIQVPALEAGDVLVFHSLTPHFSGRNDSEVPRTVLLPSYSVTDDSRLYQKYYKREIVRRCKEMVGFERYFARNENL
- a CDS encoding ATP-grasp domain-containing protein translates to MHILLLHPVAQWSLGRVAAVCDREGWRLTIVTIESSTVGAHVTTLHEWIRVPALSDSPEELLAQIGSRRFDAVVAGNEFAVIAADVLARELGLYHNDIARIRASRNKALMRQMFEEYDVPQPRTIAELSSVEESRAFGWAGVAFPVIVKPVDMAMSLFVRKCDSQDEVEETLAKMSSFKKSRLTNYAFSADALVEEFVDGPEFSLECVVQDGKVVAHSVTQKFVSPLPACYEIGHISGVDMPQEHRRELLEVTERIASSWAMAQGVMHVEFKMTSERISIIEAAARPAGDHVPELVELQQGLSLEEAYLYARAGLSWQPGEREPQDTWHGIRFHYDDRSEVPRPATVEVVQAHDDADGVVPGAEPFSVNRRTGFSMLRSKSLDDLGGYIRVT